The following is a genomic window from Streptomyces lincolnensis.
GACGTCACGGCACCGGACGCGAGAACGTTCGGTCCACTTGCACGTGACGACGGTGGGACATTGGCCGTCGCGTTTTCCGTGTTCGGAGACCGGTGGGTGCGGCGGGGCCCTCCGGCCGGGAAGCCGGCGGCCGGGCTGCCGTTGAGGCGTGCCCGGCCGCCGTGGGAACCCTGATGGGTGGGGGATGGACGCTGCCCGGGGTGTCGCGGCGCCTACGGGCGCCCTGTGGGGCGCTGCGGTCGGTCGTGGGTGATCAGAGGGCTTCGCTGACCCGGCCGATGTACTCGCCCAGCTGGTACTCGACGTCGAGGCCCTTTTCGGCGACCAGTGCGCCGAGCCCGACCGCGCGCGCGGCGAATCCCGGCTGCGTCAGGGTGCCCGCGAACTCGCCGAAGGAGGCGACCAGGTGGGCGTCCGGCGGCAGTGTCGCCCGGTTGACCTGGGACTTGGCGGTCGCCAGTGCCTGCCGGTCGAAGGAGGCGAGGCGGGCGACGGTCGCGTCGACGAAAGCGTCGAGTTCCGCGTCGGGCAGGGTTCGGGTGACCCATCCCCAGCGCTCGGCGGTGTCGGCGTCGTAGTCGGCGCTGGTCAGGATCGCCTCCAGCGCGCGGTCGCGGCCGAGGGCGCGCGGAAGCCGCTCGCCGCCGCCTCCGCCGGGGACGAGGCCGAGGCCGACCTCGGGCTGGCCGAAGAACGCCTTCTCGCGGCTGGCGTAGCGCAGGTCGCAGGCGAGGGCCAGCTCGTTGCCGGCGCCCCGGGTACGGCCCCGGATGGCCGCGATGCTGACGAACGGGGCCTTGGTCAGCCGCAGGACCATGTCGGTCCACAGCGGGTTGTCGTCCTCGTGCTCGGGCGCGGGGATGTCGGCGGCCGCGGTGGCGTCGAAGTGGTTGATGAAGAAGTCGGGGAGTTCGCTGGCGAAGACGACGACCTGGATGTCCGGGTCGTTCTCCAGCTCCGAGACGATCTTGTGCAGCGTCACGATGGACTCAGGGATCACCAGGTTCACGGGGGGATTCGAGAACGTGATCCTCGCGGTCCGCGGGGTCGTCCGCTCCAGGCGGATCGTGCTGGGCTGGCTCATGGCGTGGTTTCCATTTCCTGAGGGGTTGGGCTTGCGTGGCCGTGATCGCGACCACGGAGCTGTTGCGCCTGGTGGGGTGCGGGTGTCGTCGGCTTGTCACTCGGAGCTGCGTCGGCTGGGCCGGTCCCGCCTGCACCTGTGCGGCATGGCGTGGGCGTTCGTTCGCGCTGATGGCGAGCCACCGCTCTGTCCCCACCATTTACCTTACGTTCATAATACAATAGGCCGAGAAGCGCCCAGCAGGCAAGACCCGACACACGGGGGGAACCGTCGCCGGCCGTACAGCACGCTTGACCGACCGACGAATCACAGATGCTGTGCCGTGGCGTTCCCTTGGCGGACGTGCCTGGCGGTTGGCCGGTGGGGCGGGTGCGCCTCAGGGGAGCTGCGGGTAGAGCGCGGAGACGCCTCCGGCCAGTGCGGCCTGCGCCTGT
Proteins encoded in this region:
- a CDS encoding enoyl-CoA hydratase/isomerase family protein, with translation MSQPSTIRLERTTPRTARITFSNPPVNLVIPESIVTLHKIVSELENDPDIQVVVFASELPDFFINHFDATAAADIPAPEHEDDNPLWTDMVLRLTKAPFVSIAAIRGRTRGAGNELALACDLRYASREKAFFGQPEVGLGLVPGGGGGERLPRALGRDRALEAILTSADYDADTAERWGWVTRTLPDAELDAFVDATVARLASFDRQALATAKSQVNRATLPPDAHLVASFGEFAGTLTQPGFAARAVGLGALVAEKGLDVEYQLGEYIGRVSEAL